From the Hyalangium gracile genome, one window contains:
- a CDS encoding ABC1 kinase family protein, translating into MASSDSDDKLPPQGRFTRLRKLAGLSAQLGADALKSGAKRLAGQDSELLTKGMAEKLVATLGDLKGAAMKFGQAVSMDPDLLTPEVRQVLARLQNQAPAMGYDTVARVIREELGAPPEALFREFDKQPLAAASLGQVHRAVLEDGRSVVVKVQYPGVGDSLQGDLDSLGMVVKTVSKASKAMDGTAYFQEVREEFLLELDYQREAQLCRGFAQSVSRLPDLKVPDVISERTAERVLTLELLEGQTLKDWVVTEPPPEERFRVARQLIRAIYGPFFCAGEIHADPHPGNFMVMKDGRLGLLDFGSIKSFSERFVDANRRMFIQAVNLQPLDILPLSLEVGFTLELPEAEAEELIHEVLRIVGRPMRSHAYDFATCEISRDMKRHFAKNAARFLKIRPPAEAIMFFRSTGGLAQNLRLIAASGDFRRVYQEVADLLS; encoded by the coding sequence ATGGCCTCCTCGGACTCAGACGACAAGCTCCCACCCCAGGGCCGCTTCACCCGGCTGCGCAAGCTGGCCGGGCTGTCCGCCCAGCTCGGCGCCGATGCCCTCAAGAGCGGCGCCAAACGACTGGCCGGCCAGGACTCGGAGCTGCTCACCAAGGGCATGGCCGAGAAGCTCGTCGCCACCCTGGGAGACCTCAAGGGCGCCGCCATGAAGTTCGGCCAGGCCGTCTCCATGGACCCGGACCTGCTCACCCCCGAGGTGCGCCAGGTCCTCGCCCGCCTCCAGAACCAGGCCCCCGCCATGGGCTACGACACCGTGGCCCGCGTCATCCGCGAGGAGCTGGGCGCGCCCCCAGAGGCCCTCTTCCGCGAGTTCGACAAGCAGCCGCTCGCGGCCGCCTCGCTCGGACAGGTGCACCGCGCCGTGCTCGAGGACGGTCGCTCCGTCGTGGTGAAGGTGCAGTACCCCGGCGTCGGCGACTCCCTGCAGGGAGACCTCGACAGCCTCGGCATGGTGGTGAAGACCGTCTCCAAGGCGTCCAAGGCCATGGATGGCACCGCCTACTTCCAGGAAGTGCGCGAGGAGTTCCTCCTGGAGCTCGACTACCAGCGCGAGGCCCAGCTGTGCCGCGGCTTCGCCCAGAGCGTCTCCCGGCTGCCGGACCTCAAGGTGCCCGACGTCATCTCCGAGCGCACCGCCGAGCGCGTGCTCACCCTCGAGCTGCTCGAGGGCCAGACGCTCAAGGACTGGGTGGTGACGGAGCCTCCCCCCGAGGAGCGCTTCCGCGTCGCACGCCAGCTCATCCGCGCCATCTACGGGCCCTTCTTCTGCGCCGGGGAGATCCACGCTGACCCCCACCCCGGCAACTTCATGGTGATGAAGGACGGGCGGCTCGGCCTGCTGGACTTCGGCTCCATCAAGAGCTTCTCCGAGCGCTTCGTGGACGCCAACCGGCGCATGTTCATCCAGGCCGTGAACCTCCAGCCCCTGGACATCCTCCCCCTGAGCCTCGAGGTGGGCTTCACCCTGGAGCTGCCCGAGGCCGAGGCCGAGGAGCTCATCCACGAGGTGCTCCGCATCGTCGGCCGGCCCATGCGCTCGCACGCGTACGACTTCGCCACCTGCGAGATCAGCCGCGACATGAAGCGCCACTTCGCCAAGAACGCGGCCCGCTTCCTGAAGATCCGCCCGCCCGCCGAGGCCATCATGTTCTTCCGCTCCACCGGCGGGCTGGCGCAGAACCTGAGGCTCATCGCCGCCAGTGGGGACTTCCGCCGCGTCTACCAGGAAGTGGCCGATCTGCTGAGCTGA
- a CDS encoding serine/threonine-protein kinase: MFWRMDPTNLKPGQRVDGWRIVRKLGGGSYGVVYEVEKDGKRFALKVACQADNRGDPKQTDARARREAVCLGKLGHPHIIRMWAQGRWREPRSGFLYVVLDFVDGYTLGEWVRRTYPTVHEVVVLFRKLFDALEHMHARGVFHRDLSLRNIMVTQQGEPVIIDFGAADYAAAEELTDAPLPPCTPRNRSPEAMEFWRENRLNPQARYPFQATDDIFALGADLYDVLTDPTADFPKNRPSLHGVVPPPSPFKVTQGRVPSELSSYAMMLIHQSLEVRPATAKDARRPLEDFERYEGPEWRDTRPHPVVAQLPPEPVEGAPVPVEEEPPGSEEAPIPAHPSAVQGAWRSALHSARLKWGHVALGGLLVLGGSRPPWRPRCCTGPCNRRCPRWPAAPQRSLPLPPQCWPKSRQAALLSYPRRSLPRRRRALPCHCPRIPPPSPAASPPHRRPPPAARSRRFSAARCSCSPSHGLKRDARACSRARTRRSAPRKPWTRWRRSWTGACRRPHGGARNPRSSWM; encoded by the coding sequence ATGTTCTGGCGAATGGATCCAACGAACCTCAAGCCCGGTCAGCGGGTGGACGGCTGGCGCATCGTCCGGAAGCTCGGCGGCGGCAGCTACGGCGTTGTGTACGAGGTGGAGAAGGACGGGAAGCGCTTCGCGCTCAAGGTGGCCTGTCAGGCGGACAATCGCGGAGATCCGAAGCAGACGGACGCGCGTGCGAGGCGGGAGGCGGTCTGCCTCGGGAAACTCGGACACCCTCACATCATCCGCATGTGGGCGCAGGGCCGTTGGAGGGAGCCTCGCTCCGGTTTCCTCTACGTCGTCCTGGACTTCGTGGACGGCTACACGCTGGGGGAGTGGGTGCGGCGGACGTACCCGACGGTGCATGAGGTGGTCGTCCTGTTCCGCAAGCTGTTCGACGCGCTGGAGCACATGCACGCGCGGGGCGTGTTCCACCGGGACTTGAGCCTGCGAAACATCATGGTCACCCAGCAGGGCGAGCCGGTCATCATCGACTTCGGAGCGGCGGACTACGCGGCGGCCGAGGAGTTGACGGATGCACCGTTGCCGCCCTGCACGCCGCGCAACCGCAGCCCGGAGGCGATGGAGTTCTGGCGGGAGAACCGCCTCAATCCCCAGGCGCGTTATCCCTTTCAGGCGACAGACGACATCTTCGCGCTCGGAGCGGACCTCTACGACGTGCTGACGGACCCAACGGCCGACTTCCCCAAGAATCGGCCCTCTCTCCATGGGGTGGTGCCTCCTCCTTCCCCCTTCAAGGTGACGCAGGGGCGCGTGCCCTCGGAGCTGAGCAGCTATGCGATGATGCTGATCCACCAGTCGCTGGAGGTGCGGCCCGCGACGGCGAAGGATGCGCGGCGGCCGCTGGAGGACTTCGAGCGGTATGAGGGCCCGGAGTGGCGCGACACCCGCCCTCATCCTGTCGTCGCGCAGCTCCCGCCAGAACCCGTCGAAGGGGCTCCCGTGCCAGTCGAGGAAGAGCCACCCGGGAGCGAGGAGGCGCCCATCCCCGCTCACCCCTCCGCCGTGCAGGGAGCGTGGAGAAGCGCGCTCCACAGCGCGCGCCTGAAGTGGGGGCATGTGGCACTCGGGGGGCTGCTGGTGCTCGGGGGCTCGCGGCCGCCGTGGCGACCTCGCTGCTGCACGGGCCCGTGCAACCGCAGGTGCCCTCGGTGGCCAGCAGCGCCCCAGCGGAGCCTTCCCCTCCCGCCCCAGTGCTGGCCGAAAAGCCGACAAGCCGCCCTGCTCAGTTACCCTCGCCGCTCCCTACCCAGAAGGAGGCGAGCCCTTCCGTGCCACTGCCCGAGAATTCCCCCACCCTCACCCGCGGCGTCCCCACCCCACAGAAGGCCACCCCCCGCCGCGCGCTCTCGAAGGTTCAGCGCTGCGCGCTGCTCGTGTTCACCGTCGCATGGGTTGAAGCGGGATGCACGGGCGTGCAGCCGCGCCCGGACCCGGAGGAGTGCCCCCAGGAAGCCGTGGACGCGATGGAGAAGGAGCTGGACTGGAGCGTGTCGCAGACCACATGGGGGGGCACGCAACCCGCGATCCTCGTGGATGTGA
- a CDS encoding DUF2381 family protein, producing the protein MLLPSLPPFASASLLVGLAAMALAAPAGAASPRSIVLLGNAGEAPLLYLSPDVPTLILLDAPIVRESVQVEGRARFARVDPSNEGITLLLAMPLGPRERLALRFTYREGSPQSVIFLLTGQPGTVDTVVNVRRPQQAVEACHVELAATRERCDAQAKELEEWKARPPVVSPAAVALAGLVNADGVQVGNSWEACREWEGGFRAARCQGLAASTWTVIVFEGNNLGEEAWAPAWAEVTPAAGGAPRRARAVLSGQAPIPPGGTVRVAVEVEMPARKPEAWLQQPHSLRVCTADGSRCLSAPLVRL; encoded by the coding sequence TTGCTCCTACCGTCCCTCCCGCCTTTTGCGTCCGCCTCCCTGCTGGTGGGCCTTGCCGCTATGGCTCTGGCCGCGCCCGCGGGGGCTGCCTCTCCCCGCTCCATCGTTCTGCTGGGCAACGCGGGTGAAGCGCCCCTGCTCTACCTCTCGCCCGATGTTCCCACCCTCATCCTGCTGGATGCGCCGATTGTGCGTGAGTCTGTCCAGGTGGAGGGCCGCGCCCGCTTCGCCAGAGTCGATCCGAGCAACGAGGGCATCACGCTGCTGCTGGCCATGCCGCTGGGGCCCAGGGAGCGGCTGGCGCTGCGCTTCACCTACCGAGAGGGCTCCCCCCAAAGCGTTATCTTCCTGCTCACCGGCCAGCCCGGCACGGTGGACACCGTGGTCAACGTGCGCCGCCCGCAGCAGGCGGTGGAGGCGTGCCACGTGGAGCTGGCTGCCACGCGCGAGCGGTGCGACGCACAAGCCAAGGAGTTGGAGGAGTGGAAAGCGCGGCCCCCGGTGGTGAGCCCGGCCGCCGTGGCGCTCGCGGGGCTCGTGAACGCGGACGGCGTGCAGGTTGGCAACTCCTGGGAGGCGTGCCGCGAGTGGGAAGGCGGGTTTCGCGCCGCCCGGTGCCAGGGGCTCGCGGCGTCGACGTGGACGGTGATTGTCTTCGAAGGCAACAACCTTGGGGAGGAAGCATGGGCGCCCGCGTGGGCCGAAGTCACGCCCGCGGCAGGAGGGGCGCCACGCCGCGCCCGCGCGGTGCTCTCGGGACAGGCCCCCATTCCTCCAGGCGGTACGGTGCGCGTGGCCGTCGAGGTGGAGATGCCCGCGAGGAAGCCGGAAGCATGGTTGCAACAGCCGCACTCGCTGCGGGTGTGCACCGCGGACGGGAGCCGCTGTCTGTCCGCTCCTCTGGTCAGGCTGTAG
- a CDS encoding MDR/zinc-dependent alcohol dehydrogenase-like family protein translates to MLEQLVELINPTGTLGIVGVYMAPDPGAADEAAKQGQFPLPWGKVFDKALTIGTGQCPVKRYNLFLRDLIIAGRARPSFIVSHRLPLEEAASAYRKFDERRDGYTKVILKPGQRPSARA, encoded by the coding sequence GTGCTCGAGCAGCTCGTGGAGCTCATCAACCCCACCGGCACGCTGGGCATCGTGGGCGTCTACATGGCGCCGGATCCGGGCGCGGCGGACGAGGCCGCGAAGCAGGGACAGTTCCCGCTGCCCTGGGGCAAGGTGTTCGACAAGGCCCTCACCATCGGCACCGGGCAGTGCCCGGTGAAGCGCTACAACCTGTTCCTGCGCGACCTCATCATCGCCGGCCGGGCCCGCCCCAGCTTCATCGTCAGCCACCGGCTGCCGCTCGAGGAGGCCGCGAGCGCCTATCGCAAGTTCGACGAGCGCCGGGACGGCTACACCAAGGTCATCCTCAAGCCCGGCCAGCGCCCCAGCGCGCGCGCCTGA
- a CDS encoding SDR family oxidoreductase, with product MDSEENNAPSRRQVVGGMATGIAAVFATPALAQDGGTPPAPAGPLQNPVTLYPMPPFPAQSQPWPGLTSKMQPRPDHGEKSYKGCGRLTGRRALITGGDSGIGRAAAIAYAREGADVAINYLPPEEPDAQEVVELIKAAGRKAVALPGDIRNEAFCRKLVSDAVSKLGGLDILVNNAARQQSHDSLLDISTEQFDWTLKTNLYAMFWITKAALPHLKPGAAIINTASVVAYEPPENLLDYSMTKSGIVIFTKVLAKQLAKQGIRVNGVAPGPFWTPLQVTGGQPQEKLTQFGKSTPMGRPGQPAELATVYVELASPSASYTTGQIYGASGGGGNP from the coding sequence ATGGACTCGGAAGAGAACAACGCCCCTTCCCGCCGTCAGGTCGTCGGGGGGATGGCCACCGGAATCGCCGCTGTGTTCGCCACGCCAGCGCTGGCCCAGGACGGAGGCACGCCGCCTGCTCCCGCCGGGCCGCTCCAGAACCCCGTCACCCTGTATCCGATGCCTCCGTTCCCCGCCCAGTCGCAACCCTGGCCGGGCCTCACGAGCAAGATGCAGCCCCGGCCGGACCATGGGGAGAAGAGCTACAAGGGCTGTGGCCGCCTCACCGGCCGCAGGGCGCTCATCACCGGTGGGGACTCCGGCATCGGCCGCGCCGCCGCGATTGCCTATGCGCGCGAGGGCGCGGACGTCGCGATCAACTACCTCCCCCCGGAGGAGCCTGACGCGCAGGAGGTGGTGGAGCTCATCAAGGCCGCGGGCCGCAAGGCGGTGGCGCTGCCCGGCGACATCCGCAACGAGGCCTTCTGCCGCAAGCTCGTCTCCGACGCCGTGAGCAAGCTCGGCGGGCTCGACATCCTCGTCAACAACGCCGCCCGACAGCAGAGCCACGACTCCCTGCTCGACATCTCCACCGAGCAGTTCGACTGGACCCTCAAGACGAACCTCTACGCGATGTTCTGGATCACCAAGGCGGCCCTGCCTCACCTCAAGCCGGGCGCGGCGATCATCAACACCGCCTCCGTGGTCGCGTATGAGCCGCCCGAGAACCTGCTCGACTATTCGATGACCAAGAGCGGGATCGTCATCTTCACCAAGGTCCTCGCCAAGCAGCTGGCCAAACAGGGCATCCGCGTGAACGGCGTGGCGCCGGGCCCCTTCTGGACGCCCCTCCAGGTGACGGGGGGACAGCCGCAGGAGAAGCTCACCCAGTTCGGCAAGAGCACGCCCATGGGCCGCCCCGGCCAGCCCGCGGAGCTCGCGACCGTCTACGTCGAGCTCGCGAGCCCCTCGGCGAGCTACACCACCGGGCAGATCTACGGCGCCTCCGGCGGCGGCGGCAACCCCTGA
- a CDS encoding sensor histidine kinase, producing the protein MSSPSSPDFQQLFEKCPGLYLIALPDADFTLVAVSDAYLSATMATREGILGRPLFEVFPDNPADPSATGVRNLRASLERARATRSADTMAVQKYDIRRPAAEGGGFEERYWSPINLPVLSPEGAVRYLLHRVEDVTDSVRLARRGDDERERTTALQSRNLEVELPRRSQELQTANQELREALRARDEALAQASQARAEAERQRAWLHSLFMQAPTAIAIFRGPRYIIELASHLMCRIWGRHPEQVLGKPLFEALPEAADQGFEELLDGVLATGEPYVGRELPARLARLEGGALEDVLFNFVYEPMRDSQGHVEGVIAVASDVTEQVRARRQTEALAAEELRTAEERLRLATEAMGLGTWDMNLTTDTLVCDERMCALFGLPASAPVLVAPSTLFSRVHPEDCEHLERLTREALAPGGTGGFACECRVAPGEGQEERWVCMQGRVHLDATGRPVRFLGTGQDITGRKRAAAQLARNTAILQAILQSIPDALYVGDATGIKQANAAALEMLGFGSLEELNQNVALLGERLQNRSIEDGHRLTLEEEPFMRAFHGQPTVQEVRTRHLVTGRELVVRCAAAPVRVGDEIVGAVAVNTDVTERKQAEAELQQAAEFRERFIGIVSHDLRNPLNAILLSANALMRSDCVLQQHLKSVRRIATSAERMGRMISDLLDFTRGRLGGGIPISSRPAHLRSICQQVLEELGAGNAQRELRLRTQGDLRGEWDSDRLAQLLGNLGKNALDYSPEDSPVDFVARDEGDTVCVEVHNGGPPIPEDLLPHIFEPFRRSTDDGHPTSGLGLGLFIVQQIARAHGGRVEVSSTEAEGTTFAVRLPRSAPIPEAQARPMAAAR; encoded by the coding sequence ATGTCTTCCCCGTCCTCTCCTGACTTCCAGCAGCTCTTCGAGAAGTGTCCGGGCCTGTACCTGATCGCCCTGCCGGACGCGGACTTCACCCTGGTCGCGGTGAGTGATGCCTACCTGAGCGCCACGATGGCGACTCGCGAGGGCATCCTCGGCCGGCCCCTCTTCGAGGTGTTCCCCGACAACCCGGCGGACCCCAGCGCAACGGGCGTGCGCAACCTGCGCGCCTCGCTCGAGCGGGCGCGGGCCACCCGCTCGGCTGACACCATGGCCGTGCAGAAGTACGACATCCGGCGTCCCGCGGCCGAAGGGGGCGGTTTCGAGGAGCGGTATTGGAGCCCCATCAACCTCCCCGTCCTGTCTCCCGAGGGCGCGGTGCGCTACCTCCTCCACCGCGTGGAGGACGTGACGGACTCCGTGCGCCTGGCCCGCCGGGGCGACGACGAGCGAGAGCGCACGACGGCCCTCCAGAGCCGGAACCTGGAGGTGGAGTTGCCGCGCCGGAGTCAGGAGCTCCAGACCGCCAACCAGGAGCTGCGTGAGGCGCTGCGGGCGCGCGACGAGGCGCTGGCCCAAGCCTCCCAGGCCCGCGCGGAGGCCGAGCGTCAGCGCGCCTGGCTCCATTCGCTGTTCATGCAGGCACCCACGGCCATCGCCATCTTCCGGGGGCCTCGGTACATCATCGAGCTGGCCAGTCACCTGATGTGCCGCATCTGGGGCCGCCACCCCGAGCAGGTGCTCGGCAAGCCCCTCTTCGAAGCGCTGCCCGAGGCCGCGGACCAGGGATTCGAGGAGCTGCTCGATGGGGTGCTCGCCACCGGAGAGCCCTACGTTGGAAGGGAGCTTCCCGCGAGGCTGGCCCGCCTGGAAGGAGGTGCCCTCGAGGACGTGCTCTTCAACTTCGTCTACGAGCCCATGCGCGACAGCCAGGGGCACGTGGAGGGCGTCATCGCCGTCGCCTCGGACGTGACCGAGCAGGTGCGGGCGCGACGGCAGACGGAGGCGCTCGCCGCCGAGGAGCTCCGCACCGCCGAGGAGCGGCTGCGCCTGGCCACGGAGGCCATGGGGCTGGGAACGTGGGACATGAACCTCACCACGGACACTCTGGTGTGCGACGAGCGCATGTGCGCTCTCTTCGGGCTGCCAGCGAGCGCCCCCGTCCTCGTGGCTCCTTCCACCCTGTTCTCACGCGTCCATCCCGAGGATTGCGAGCACCTGGAGCGGCTCACACGGGAGGCATTGGCACCTGGCGGCACGGGTGGCTTCGCATGCGAGTGCCGTGTCGCCCCCGGAGAGGGCCAGGAGGAGCGGTGGGTCTGCATGCAGGGCCGGGTTCACCTCGACGCGACGGGGCGTCCCGTGCGCTTCCTGGGCACGGGCCAGGACATCACCGGGCGCAAGCGCGCCGCGGCGCAGCTGGCGCGCAACACGGCCATTCTCCAGGCCATACTCCAGAGCATTCCGGATGCCCTGTACGTGGGCGATGCCACCGGCATCAAGCAGGCCAACGCCGCGGCCTTGGAGATGCTGGGGTTCGGCTCGCTGGAGGAGCTGAACCAGAACGTCGCGCTCCTGGGGGAGCGTCTTCAAAACCGCTCCATCGAGGACGGCCACCGGCTCACGCTGGAGGAGGAGCCGTTCATGCGGGCCTTTCACGGGCAGCCGACCGTTCAAGAGGTGCGCACCCGCCACCTCGTGACGGGCAGGGAGCTGGTGGTGCGCTGCGCCGCCGCCCCCGTCCGTGTCGGGGACGAAATCGTGGGAGCCGTCGCCGTCAACACCGACGTGACCGAGCGCAAGCAGGCCGAGGCGGAGCTGCAGCAGGCCGCGGAGTTCCGCGAGCGCTTCATCGGCATCGTCTCCCATGATCTGCGCAACCCGCTCAACGCCATCCTCCTCTCCGCCAACGCGCTGATGCGCTCCGACTGCGTGCTCCAGCAGCACTTGAAGAGCGTGCGGCGTATCGCCACCAGCGCCGAGCGCATGGGGCGGATGATCTCGGACCTGCTCGACTTCACGCGCGGAAGGCTGGGCGGAGGCATTCCCATCAGCTCCCGCCCGGCCCATCTGCGCTCCATCTGCCAGCAGGTGCTGGAGGAGCTGGGGGCCGGCAACGCCCAGCGGGAGCTGCGGCTGAGGACGCAAGGCGATCTCCGGGGCGAGTGGGACTCCGACCGGCTGGCCCAGCTGCTCGGCAACCTGGGCAAGAACGCGCTGGACTACAGCCCCGAGGACAGCCCGGTGGACTTCGTGGCGAGGGACGAGGGGGACACCGTGTGCGTGGAGGTCCACAACGGAGGCCCCCCCATTCCGGAGGACCTGCTCCCGCACATCTTCGAGCCCTTCCGGCGGTCCACGGACGACGGCCATCCGACATCCGGGCTGGGCCTGGGCCTGTTCATCGTCCAGCAGATCGCCCGGGCGCACGGGGGCCGGGTCGAGGTGAGCTCCACCGAGGCGGAGGGGACCACCTTCGCCGTGCGGCTGCCGCGCTCCGCCCCCATCCCGGAAGCGCAGGCCCGCCCCATGGCGGCCGCGCGCTAG
- a CDS encoding protein kinase domain-containing protein codes for MQASPSVCNCASPHLEAECPTLIRQSGGAVEPRRAPSPVPELAEEGDSFVGQKFGSFQVVRELGRGGMGTVWLAEHALIQKRVAVKVLHAHLARDRRLVSRFLSEARTLTLIQHENVVTLYDLDMREGRPYLVMEHLEGQSLASFAQGPLELALAVDLLSQVCDALGAAHAHGVVHRDLKPANVFLVPGSHGKHRVKLLDFGIAKLLTYPTGMTPTQDGAVLGTPEFMSPEQCGGLPVDARTDLYAVGVMGYFLVTGRMPFTGNHPAEVLMAHLLKAPRLAHEVRPQVPRALSQVLARAMAKRPEDRFASAGELREALRGALAPKREPPPSFTARVRVSGEPVSAELRCERVGRTGLFLHTQSPPPPLLVDVGLLLRLPGGELACTGQVVRHVSPEQAHQWHMTPGFGVQLRDTAPGFQEAFEKLLAGERVAPQTPPVSNVREDERAEAVLQRFGGRLLGDHYRVLGTTWDADFDTVRVSAREARLALEPLLKLTLAPSQRARAERALERVAEAFQVLSHPERRAEYDAELRNLEGVQRCLSAGLTVTALEECRRRFLARNRVPEGHATLHLATGDAFAAQGKLAEALRSYEAALRVDPLHLEALKRWRTVRARLRSTPPSSEAMGR; via the coding sequence TTGCAAGCGTCCCCGTCCGTCTGCAACTGCGCGAGTCCGCACCTCGAGGCCGAGTGCCCGACGCTCATCCGTCAGAGCGGTGGGGCGGTGGAGCCGCGCCGCGCGCCGAGCCCGGTCCCGGAGCTGGCGGAGGAGGGGGACTCCTTCGTCGGGCAGAAGTTCGGCAGCTTCCAGGTGGTGCGCGAGCTGGGGCGCGGCGGCATGGGCACGGTGTGGCTGGCCGAGCATGCGCTCATCCAGAAGCGCGTGGCGGTGAAGGTGCTGCACGCGCACCTGGCGAGGGACAGACGGCTGGTGTCCCGCTTCCTCTCCGAGGCGCGCACGCTGACGCTGATCCAGCACGAGAACGTCGTCACGCTCTATGACCTGGACATGCGGGAGGGGCGCCCGTACCTGGTGATGGAGCACCTGGAGGGGCAGAGCCTGGCCTCGTTCGCGCAGGGGCCGCTGGAGCTGGCGCTGGCGGTGGATCTGCTCTCGCAGGTGTGTGACGCGCTGGGGGCGGCGCACGCGCACGGCGTGGTGCACCGGGACCTCAAGCCGGCCAACGTGTTCCTGGTGCCGGGCAGCCACGGCAAGCACCGGGTGAAGCTGCTGGATTTCGGCATCGCCAAGCTGCTGACGTACCCGACGGGGATGACGCCCACGCAGGATGGGGCGGTGCTGGGCACGCCGGAGTTCATGTCGCCCGAGCAGTGCGGCGGCCTGCCGGTGGACGCGCGCACGGACCTGTACGCGGTGGGGGTGATGGGCTACTTCCTGGTGACGGGGCGGATGCCCTTCACGGGGAACCATCCGGCGGAGGTGCTGATGGCGCACCTGCTGAAGGCGCCGCGCCTGGCGCACGAGGTGCGGCCCCAGGTGCCGCGAGCGCTCTCCCAGGTGCTGGCGCGGGCGATGGCCAAGCGGCCGGAGGATCGCTTCGCCTCGGCCGGGGAGCTGCGGGAGGCGCTGCGAGGGGCGCTGGCGCCGAAGCGGGAGCCGCCGCCGTCCTTCACGGCGCGGGTGCGGGTGAGCGGCGAGCCGGTGTCGGCGGAGCTGCGCTGCGAGCGGGTGGGGCGCACGGGGCTGTTCCTGCACACGCAGTCGCCGCCTCCACCGCTGCTGGTGGACGTGGGGCTGCTGCTGCGGCTGCCGGGGGGAGAGCTGGCGTGCACGGGGCAGGTGGTGCGGCACGTGTCTCCGGAGCAGGCGCATCAGTGGCACATGACGCCGGGCTTCGGGGTGCAGCTGCGAGACACGGCGCCGGGCTTCCAGGAGGCCTTCGAGAAGCTGCTGGCGGGCGAGCGGGTGGCGCCACAGACGCCACCGGTGAGCAACGTTCGGGAGGACGAGCGGGCGGAGGCGGTGCTGCAGCGCTTCGGGGGACGGCTGCTGGGGGACCACTACCGGGTGCTGGGGACGACGTGGGACGCGGACTTCGACACGGTGCGGGTGAGCGCGCGCGAGGCGCGGCTGGCGCTCGAGCCGCTGCTGAAGCTGACGCTGGCTCCGAGCCAGCGGGCGCGGGCGGAGCGAGCGCTGGAGCGTGTGGCGGAGGCGTTCCAGGTGCTGAGTCACCCGGAGCGCCGGGCGGAGTATGACGCGGAGCTGCGCAACCTGGAGGGCGTGCAGCGGTGCCTGTCGGCGGGGCTGACGGTGACGGCGCTGGAGGAGTGCCGCCGGCGCTTCCTGGCGCGCAACCGCGTGCCGGAGGGGCACGCGACGCTGCACCTGGCCACGGGGGATGCGTTCGCCGCGCAGGGCAAGCTCGCGGAGGCGTTGCGCTCGTACGAGGCGGCGCTGCGGGTGGATCCGCTCCACCTGGAGGCGCTCAAGCGCTGGCGCACGGTGCGGGCCCGGCTGCGCAGCACGCCGCCTTCCTCGGAAGCGATGGGGCGCTGA